A single window of Nicotiana tomentosiformis chromosome 1, ASM39032v3, whole genome shotgun sequence DNA harbors:
- the LOC104101686 gene encoding uncharacterized protein, translating into MSFLTISSSSSILQSFPPKFCISQWRKRTPSAFTARNSKICSPFSNPSRFQISAHFGRRTKRQNYLRKKLTQHQQQQVIETPIIHFPSFENIDEKSMSNSIIQNPSSENFQFGSESGDEKSKILVSDTGVELKTKALGESVLWNKLESWVEQYKKDTEFWGIGTGPIFTVFQDSEGKVKRVAVNEDEILKRSRIDPTLYPNAKIEEHEDVKAKISFADVLAREMENGKSLLPKNSSVAKFVVSGEEKSNTVSGLSTFTLNPGLSKKLPRVGFVVFCGFVLIWAVKKMFITGNHGEEEYSRLEKEMLRRKMKARKEREKTVKGEVEVIQEPDSMSLEKPRLDKLQLRSSIEKAMGFDASLTLPEQFQNEQFEDAEFYDKIQEIRKMARHVREQEKGNSLQADNGGDYPASIEHSNEKEVVEQKLLLDINGVHTGSSSLFSREVQTSNRNLEPPDDIKSSMVNVHQSKYDVCSTDGTEVTEKSIIMSGQSSKPSEISVASKSKIILAVKEAREYLSKLKVKQESIAESDPEVENLSTPLMEKESTGDVKQLSANAGKEFDPFPLWGTSDFSSEDSSFKRKEFLPTSNSAVSAQNKAKSDPSQSSCDDENNRYEELKPLDFLSPEQEGTVGDGSSQLIDEIKIFPSSDIPECVDKVLVHTELPETRSVQDGNDRTAELEPSPNNGSWLEKNFHEFEPVIKKIQTGFRDNYLVAKEKSDEELNLKTQMFHLETNENVSEFEWMKDERLKEIVFKVRENELAGRDPFSQMDDEDKLVFFSGLEKKVDQENKQLMDLHKWLHSNIENLDYGADGISLYDQPEKIIPRWKGPPMERSSEFLEYFAEERKVVAESIKNSNLIKKEREDLPQVFQESPSSNKIDSTSAPRTIIESSDGSIRAGKKSGKEYWQHTKKWSQGFLESYNAESDPEIKAVMKDVGKDLDRWITEREIKEAADLMDNLLEKGKKLVKEKLDRVKREMELFGPQAVVSKYREYADEKEEDYLWWLDLPRILCIELYTEGEGEMKVGFYSLEMAADLELDPKQYHVIAFEDAGDCKNLCYIIQAHMEMLGNGNAFVVARPPKDAFRDAKANGFNVTVIKKGQLQLNVDQTLEEVEEAITDIGSKIYHDKIMRERSLDVSTVMKGLFSTGKPMKKRRRSRRKLKKPTSK; encoded by the exons ATGAGCTTTCTGACAATCTCAAGCagctcctcaattcttcaatcTTTTCCACCCAAATTCTGCATCTCCCAATGGAGAAAGAGAACCCCTTCAGCATTCACAGCACGCAATTCCAAGATTTGCAGTCCCTTCTCCAACCCATCAAGATTCCAAATTTCAGCTCATTTCGGCCGACGTACCAAACGTCAAAACTATTTGAGGAAAAAGCTCACTCAACACCAACAACAACAGGTAATTGAAACCCCCATTATTCACTTCCCAAGTTTTGAAAATATTGATGAAAAAAGCATGTCAAACTCCATTATTCAAAATCCAAGTAGTGAAAATTTTCAATTTGGCTCTGAAAGCGGTGATGAAAAAAGCAAAATTCTTGTttctgatactggggtggagttaAAAACTAAGGCTTTAGGGGAGTCTgttttatggaataaattggaGAGCTGGGTTGAGCAGTATAAGAAGGATACGGAGTTTTGGGGTATTGGTACTGGTCCTATTTTTACTGTTTTTCAAGATTCTGAGGGTAAGGTCAAAAGGGTGGCTGTAAATGAGGATGAAATTTTGAAAAGAAGCAGAATTGATCCAACATTGTATCCGAACGCTAAGATTGAGGAGCATGAGGATGTTAAAGCAAAAATTTCATTCGCCGACGTCTTAGCTAGGGAAATGGAAAATGGTAAAAGTTTGCTTCCTAAGAATAGTTCAGTGGCTAAATTTGTAGTTTCAGGAGAAGAGAAGTCCAACACTGTGAGTGGACTCAGCACTTTTACTCTTAATCCAGGTCTATCTAAAAAGTTGCCTAGAGTTGGATTCGTGGTGTTTTGCGGTTTCGTTTTGATTTGGGCGGTAAAGAAAATGTTTATTACTGGTAATCATGGAGAAGAAGAGTACTCAAGGTTGGAGAAGGAAATGCTGAGGAGGAAGATGAAAGCTAGAAAGGAGAGGGAGAAGACTGTAAAAGGTGAGGTGGAAGTTATCCAAGAGCCAGATAGCATGTCTCTGGAAAAGCCCCGGCTTGATAAGCTACAACTTAGGAGCAGCATAGAGAAAGCAATGGGGTTCGACGCTAGTTTAACATTACCAGAGCAGTTTCAGAATGAGCAGTTTGAGGATGCCGAATTCTATGATAAGATTCAAGAAATCAGAAAGATGGCTAGGCATGTACGAGAACAGGAAAAAGGAAATTCTCTTCAAGCTGATAATGGAGGAGATTATCCAGCCTCAATAGAGCACTctaatgaaaaggaagttgttgaACAGAAATTGTTACTGGATATTAATGGAGTCCATACTGGTTCATCTTCACTGTTTAGTCGTGAAGTGCAGACCTCTAACAGAAATTTAGAACCTCCAGATGATATAAAAAGCTCTATGGTAAATGTACATCAGTCAAAATATGACGTATGCTCAACTGATGGAACTGAAGTAACTGAAAAATCTATTATAATGTCTGGCCAATCAAGCAAGCCTAGTGAAATTTCTGTGgcatcaaaatcaaaaatcattCTGGCAGTTAAGGAAGCTAGGGAGTACCTCTCGAAACTGAAAGTGAAGCAAGAAAGTATCGCTGAAAGTGATCCAGAGGTTGAGAATTTATCAACACCACTAATGGAAAAGGAGAGTACTGGTGATGTGAAACAGCTGTCTGCTAATGCAGGAAAAGAATTTGACCCATTTCCTTTATGGGGAACATCTGATTTTTCTTCTGAAGATTCTAGTTTCAAACGAAAAGAATTTCTTCCAACCAGCAATAGTGCTGTATCTGCACAGAACAAAGCGAAGAGTGATCCAAGTCAAAGCTCTTGTGATGATGAGAACAACAGATATGAAGAGCTTAaaccacttgattttctgtcacCTGAACAAGAAGGAACAGTTGGTGATGGGAGCTCACAACTGATTGACGAGATCAAAATCTTTCCATCCAGTGACATCCCTGAATGTGTTGATAAAGTATTAGTACATACTGAATTACCTGAAACTCGCTCTGTTCAAGACGGTAATGACAGAACTGCAGAACTGGAACCATCACCAAATAATGGAAGCTGGCTGGAAAAGAATTTCCATGAATTTGAACCGGTCATTAAGAAAATTCAGACAGGGTTTAGGGATAATTACCTGGTGGCAAAGGAGAAATCTGATGAAGAGCTGAATCTGAAAACTCAGATGTTTCATCTTGAAACTAATGAGAATGTCAGCGAGTTTGAGTGGATGAAAGATGAGAGACTTAAAGAAATTGTTTTTAAAGTTAGAGAAAATGAGCTCGCTGGTAGAGATCCGTTTTCTCAAATGGATGATGAAGATAAACTTGTGTTCTTCAGTGGCCTTGAGAAGAAAGTTGATCAAGAGAATAAACAACTAATGGATTTGCACAAGTGGCTCCACTCAAACATTGAAAACCTTGATTATGGAGCAG ATGGCATCAGTTTGTATGACCAACCGGAGAAAATTATACCTCGCTGGAAAGGTCCACCAATGGAAAGAAGTTCTGAGTTCCTAGAATACTTTGCAGAAGAGAGAAAGGTAGTTGCTGAAAGCATAAAAAACTCAAATCtcataaagaaagaaagagaagacTTGCCTCAAGTATTCCAAGAATCCCCATCAAGCAATAAAATTGATTCGACTTCAGCTCCCAGGACCATCATTGAAAGTAGTGATGGTTCCATCAGAGCTGGCAAGAAATCCGGTAAAGAGTACTGGCAGCATACAAAGAAATGGTCCCAGGGGTTCTTGGAATCCTACAATGCAGAATCCGACCCGGAAATTAAAGCTGTAATGAAGGATGTAGGGAAGGACTTGGACAGATGGATTACGGAAAGAGAAATAAAGGAAGCTGCCGATCTGATGGACAACTTGCTCGAGAAGGGAAAGAAGCTTGTCAAAGAGAAACTTGACAGGGTCAAAAGAGAAATGGAACTGTTTGGACCCCAGGCAGTAGTGAGCAAATATCGTGAATATGCAGATGAAAAGGAAGAGGACTACCTATGGTGGCTTGATCTACCCCGTATATTG TGTATTGAATTATACACTGAGGGAGAAGGAGAGATGAAGGTAGGATTCTATTCACTAGAGATGGCCGCTGATCTGGAATTGGATCCCAAGCAGTATCACGTAATTGCTTTTGAGGATGCTGGTGACTGTAAGAACCTTTGCTATATAATACAGGCTCATATGGAAATGCTTGGCAATGGGAATGCCTTTGTTGTTGCACGACCTCCTAAG GATGCTTTTCGGGATGCCAAAGCAAATGGTTTTAATGTGACGGTTATCAAGAAAGGGCAGCTGCAGCTCAATGTGGACCAGACATTGGAAGAGGTGGAGGAAGCTATTACGGATATTGGAAGTAAGATATACCATGACAAAATCATGCGTGAACGCTCTTTGGATGTATCTACAGTAATGAAGGGTCTATTTAGTACTGGAAAACCTATGAAAAAGAG
- the LOC104101685 gene encoding E3 ubiquitin-protein ligase SINAT5, whose protein sequence is MEYDSIECVSSSDGIIDEDEIPQHINIIRSQFKTTHNNNNSNILCDGNSNKGGIAINPATSVHELLECPVCTNSMYPPIHQCHNGHTICSTCKARVHNRCPTCRQELGDIRCLALEKVAESLELPCKYGSLGCPEIFPYYSKLKHESSCNFRPYNCPYAGSECAVVGDIPYLVTHLRDDHKVDMHSGCTFNHRYVKSNPREVENATWMLTVFNCFGQYFCLHFEAFQLGMAPVYMAFLRFMGDETEARNYSYSLEVGGNGRKLIWEGTPRSIRDSHRKVRDSHDGLLIQRNMALFFSGGDRKELKLRVTGRIWKEQQNPDEGACIPNLCS, encoded by the exons ATGGAGTATGATAGCATTGAATGTGTATCATCTTCAGATGGTATTATAGATGAAGATGAGATTCCCCAACACATAAATATAATTCGTTCTCAGTTCAAAACGacccacaacaacaacaatagcaatATCTTATGTGATGGGAATAGCAATAAAGGGGGAATTGCAATAAATCCAGCTACTAGCGTTCATGAGCTTCTTGAATGCCCTGTTTGTACCAATTCTATGTACCCTCCTATTCATCAG TGTCATAATGGGCACACTATCTGTTCAACATGTAAAGCGAGGGTACACAACCGATGTCCCACTTGTAGACAGGAGCTTGGTGATATCAGATGTTTAGCACTAGAAAAGGTGGCTGAATCACTTGAGCTGCCTTGCAAATATGGCTCTCTTGGATGTCCTGAGATATTTCCTTATTACAGTAAGCTGAAACATGAATCATCCTGCAATTTTAGACCATACAACTGCCCGTATGCTGGGTCAGAATGTGCAGTTGTTGGCGATATTCCTTATTTGGTTACTCATTTGAGGGATGATCACAAGGTAGACATGCACTCTGGATGCACTTTTAACCATCGCTATGTCAAATCTAATCCTCGGGAAGTGGAAAATGCCACGTGGATGTTAACT GTTTTCAACTGTTTTGGTCAGTACTTCTGTCTCCATTTTGAAGCATTTCAGCTTGGGATGGCACCCGTATACATGGCATTCCTACGGTTTATGGGAGACGAGACAGAGGCACGAAACTACAGCTACAGCCTGGAAGTAGGGGGAAATGGAAGGAAGCTTATCTGGGAAGGTACACCGCGAAGCATAAGAGACAGTCATAGGAAAGTTAGGGATAGCCATGACGGGCTCCTAATACAACGTAACATGGCCCTATTCTTCTCCGGTGGGGACAGAAAGGAGCTCAAGCTACGGGTGACTGGAAGAATATGGAAGGAACAACAGAATCCAGACGAAGGAGCATGCATTCCCAACCTCTGTAGTTAA
- the LOC104101684 gene encoding UV-stimulated scaffold protein A homolog, with protein MKLVTPMEEEKEKMVVAGLIDKATNSTRPDVDPRLLKAIKSVVRSSDSELRLAAHTLMSLMKRDHSQVRYLALLIIDELFVRSKLFRTIVIENLDQLLTLSVGFRRTLPLPPPASVASVLRIKAIEFLEKWNSSFGIHYRQLRLGYDYLKNTLRFQFPNLQANAARLQQERRERETRTKEILLKKFETLKENLASIKDEIQLTVDEIGECLNILSTKDEEDILLPPLDDEEIVEFRNSELRQIRLDSLKEGEKIKEDSENKIVFDALRELFKILVTKHMVTVQEWISVLIRVETTDTRFRDSTLKDLIDIHNHLKSVKKKCEESGCTLPKTRSAEEEDIWEEGNVEAENGKLHKVPDQSGDCSLGLNFSGMRVEAPECGNLNVRGSDKLQMANGGSETDTSRGKLLAEAPVMSWGSFLDDWGSGSSRDVLANQRGLDLDGHWGRVDRDAVIPAEKIAELKVHATVYREDPVEIQPCRAPLRNGGLCQRRDLKVCPFHGPIVPRDDEGNPIDSGPSTEDQAAESEQQEPINRCSSVGGKIHDLDDKLVEKLAKQAVKNVRQRDKEDTKRREHDKQILKRAKLAKVREHNQEVLRDAALASTSRSLYAGEDQDRALSSGSKKETLASMLKKKKTAKDRLGQRLLNGRARDATVRQLTVAEDANYREAFPNQW; from the coding sequence GTACGATATCTCGCTCTTCTCATAATAGATGAACTCTTCGTGCGCTCAAAACTTTTTAGAACTATTGTCATTGAGAACTTGGATCAGTTACTCACTTTAAGTGTTGGGTTCAGAAGGACTCTGCCACTTCCACCTCCTGCTTCTGTTGCTTCTGTGTTACGCATCAAAGCAATTGAGTTCTTAGAGAAGTggaattcttcatttggcattcATTATAGGCAGCTCAGGTTGGGGTATGACTATTTGAAGAATACCCTCAGGTTTCAATTTCCAAACTTGCAAGCAAATGCAGCTAGGCTTCAGCAGGAAAGGAGGGAAAGAGAGACGAGGACAAAGGAGATCCTACTGAAGAAATTTGAAACCTTGAAGGAGAATCTTGCTTCTATAAAGGATGAAATTCAGTTAACAGTTGATGAAATTGGCGAGTGTTTGAACATTTTAAGCACAAAGGATGAAGAAGATATATTGTTGCCTCCTTTAGATGATGAAGAAATTGTGGAGTTCCGCAACTCTGAACTCCGTCAAATCCGTCTTGATTCTTTGAAGGAAGGAGAAAAAATTAAAGAGGACAGTGAAAATAAAATTGTGTTTGATGCATTAAGGGAACTATTCAAGATTCTAGTGACAAAACATATGGTCACAGTGCAAGAATGGATCTCTGTTCTCATAAGAGTGGAAACAACAGACACTAGGTTTAGGGACTCCACATTAAAGGATCTTATTGATATTCATAATCATCTCAAATCAGTGAAGAAAAAATGTGAAGAATCTGGTTGCACTCTTCCTAAAACTAGAAGTGCCGAGGAAGAAGACATTTGGGAAGAGGGCAATGTGGAGGCAGAAAATGGAAAATTACATAAAGTGCCTGACCAAAGTGGGGATTGTTCCTTGGGTCTGAATTTCAGTGGAATGAGAGTTGAAGCTCCTGAATGTGGTAATCTTAACGTAAGAGGAAGTGATAAGCTGCAGATGGCCAATGGTGGCAGTGAAACAGACACCTCTAGAGGTAAGCTTTTAGCTGAAGCTCCGGTTATGAGTTGGGGTTCTTTCTTGGATGATTGGGGATCAGGATCAAGCAGGGATGTTTTGGCGAACCAAAGAGGATTAGATCTTGATGGCCATTGGGGTAGGGTGGACCGTGATGCTGTTATTCCTGCTGAAAAAATTGCAGAGTTGAAAGTCCATGCAACTGTTTATAGGGAAGATCCTGTTGAAATCCAACCATGCAGGGCCCCTTTGAGGAATGGAGGACTGTGTCAGAGGAGAGATTTGAAAGTTTGTCCATTTCATGGACCTATTGTTCCTCGAGATGATGAAGGTAACCCAATTGATTCAGGTCCATCAACCGAAGATCAGGCTGCAGAGTCGGAGCAACAAGAGCCCATCAATAGATGCTCTTCAGTAGGGGGGAAAATACATGATTTAGATGATAAACTTGTGGAAAAATTAGCCAAGCAGGCTGTAAAAAATGTCCGACAGAGAGACAAAGAGGACACAAAGAGAAGAGAGCATGACAAACAGATTTTGAAGCGGGCGAAGCTTGCAAAAGTTCGAGAACATAATCAAGAAGTTCTACGTGATGCTGCACTGGCGTCAACCTCAAGATCCTTATATGCTGGAGAAGATCAAGATAGAGCTTTGTCGTCCGGGAGTAAGAAAGAAACTCTGGCATCTatgttaaaaaagaaaaaaactgccAAAGATAGATTGGGTCAAAGGCTTCTTAACGGCCGTGCTAGGGATGCTACCGTAAGGCAGTTAACAGTCGCTGAGGATGCTAATTACCGTGAAGCCTTTCCAAATCAGTGGTAG